The Bacillus sp. FJAT-27916 genomic interval ATTTTCCGAACATTCTCCTATATACTCAAGAAGTCAAAGAAATTACTACATATTCAAACCATGCTATATGCACTAGATATTAACCTCATGCAGGGCAGTACTAGCGCAGCTGGCAGGGGGGATCGTGTGATGAAAAGCACGGTCTGATGATAAAAGGAGGGCACTCAATTGGTTGGTTCAGGTTATATAAATGGCAAGACAAAACTGCTAGGTTTGATTGCTACACCGATAAGCCACTCGTTATCCCCAGCCATGCATAATATGGCATGTCAGGAGCTTGGATTGAATTATGCCTATTTGGCTTTTGATGCTGGCAATCAAGAGCTTGAAGAAATCGTCAAAGGGTTTAAGGCGATGGATGTGCGTGGATTTAATGTATCAATGCCAAATAAAACAAAAATACTACCTTTATTGGATGAACTTGCTCCCGCGGCGAAATTCGCTGGTGCAGTCAACACAGTCGTCAATGAAAACGGCAGGCTGATTGGTCACTTAACAGATGGGACTGGCTATATGCGAGCCTTGAAGGAGGCCAGTGTCTCTATTAAAGGCAAGAAGATGACGATTTTTGGAGCTGGAGGCGCTGCTACTGCTATTGCTATTCAAGCAGCAATGGATGGTGCAAGCGAGATATCCATTTTCAATCACAAGGATGAGTTCTTCTCCCGTGCAGAAAGAAATGCAGAGATTATCAATGATTCTTTGCAGCATCTTTCATGTCTGGCTAATGTATATGATCTCGGTGATGAGAAACGACTGAAGCATGAAATCATGAATAGTGACCTCATCACGAATGCAACGGGTGCCGGAATGAAACCAATGGAGCAGGAGAGCATTGTGAAGGATACCGGCTGGCTTCGTCCAGAAATGACTGTTTCAGACATCGTTTATAACCCTTTGAAAACAAAGATGTTGACGATGGCAGAAGGAGCAGGGTGTAAGACGGTGAATGGATTAGGCATGATGCTTTGGCAGGGTGCTGAGGCATTTGAGATTTGGACAGGGGAAAAAATGCCCGTTGCTCTAATCCGAAACCGGATATTTAATCAAGAAGGCAGTATGAAGGCATAATGAAGATATAGAGAAGAAGGGAGTACCACAATGAGTACATTGAAAATTAAAAACGTGGTCATCGGCGAAGGCACACCAAAAATCATCGTGCCGCTCGTTGGAAAAACAGAAGAAGAAATTCTAAAAGAAGCAGCCCTTGTGAAAGAGCTTGCTCCAGATGTCGTTGAATGGCGCGTTGATATATACGAGCATGTTGAAGATCTAGAAGCTGTAAAGGAAATGATCAGCAAATTAAGAGCGGCATTCAATCAAGAATTATTGCTCTTCACATTCAGAAGCCATAAAGAAGGCGGAAATAAAGAAATCAGTGATGCTTTCTATGTGGAACTAAATGAAACAGCTATCCGCACAAAGCAAATTGACTTAGTTGATGTTGAATTGTTCAACGAGAAAGAAAACGTGGAAAAACTTGTGGCAGCAGCAAACGAAAATGGCGTATTTGTCATCATGTCTAACCACGATTTCTTCAAAACACCAGCGAAGGAAGAAATCATCAGCCGTCTTTGCAAAATGCAAGAGTATGGTGCCCACATCCCGAAAATTGCAGTTATGCCGCAAAATGTTGGTGATGTACTTACATTGCTTGATGCAACCTACACAATGAAAACAGAACATGCCGACCGCCCATTGATCACGATGTCTATGGCTGGAACAGGTGTAATCAGCCGTCTTGCTGGTGAAGTATTCGGTTCTGCCTTCACTTTTGGAGCAGGAAAAGAAGCATCTGCACCAGGTCAAATCCCGGTAGCAGAATTGCGTACAGTATTAGATATTTTACACAAAAGTCTTTAATTATTGTTAATCATCCGGCTGTATAGTCATTTACGGCCGGATGATAAAAGAATCATATGTGTATAATTGCCTTTGATGAAATGTTAAAGGGGTAATTTGTGTCATTGTATGTGAAATTATTCACATTAGTTGATTACCAACCATTCCTTACATGAATGACATCAAGTCGGCAAATTATAATATATAAACACCTTGGAGGTAAAACAACATGTCAGATTTAGGAAGAATCGACGGAAGAACAAAACTATTGGGATTATTGGCAACGCCAATTGGCCACTCCTTATCCCCAGCTATGCACAATATGTCTTTGCGTAAACTAGGACTTAACTATGCATACATGGCATTTGAAGTGGGCAATGAACAGCTTGAAGACGTTGTAACAGGCATGCGTGCCCTAAACGTTCGCGGTTTCAATGTTTCTATGCCGAACAAAACAAAAATCGGTCCATTATTGGATGAGCTTTCTCCAGCAGCCCAATTCACTGGTGCGGTTAATACAGTTGTCAATGAAAATGGCAAATTGATCGGCCACATCACTGATGGAACAGGCTATATGCGTGCTTTGAAAGAAGCTGGCATCAATATCATCGGTAAGAAAATGGTCCTTATGGGTGCAGGCGGTGCCGCAACAGCCATCGCAATCCAAGCAGCTCTTGATGGAGTAGCAGAAATTGCAATCTTCAACCGCGATGATGAGTACTATGCACGCGCTGAGAAAAACGTGGATATCATCAACAACCAAATGGAAGGCGTAACTTGCAAAGCAACCGTTCATCGTTTAGAGGATTTAGACGCGCTTAAAGCGGCAATCGCTGAGGCAGACATCCTTACGAACGGAACAGGCGTTGGTATGAAGCCGCTTGAAGGACAAAGCTTGATTCCTGATGCTTCTTGGCTGCGTCCAGAATTAATCGTTTCTGACGTTGTTTACATCCCGCGTAAAACAAGACTTCTTGAAATGGCAGAAGAAGCTGGATGCCGCACAATTAACGGTCTTGGCATGATGCTTTATCAAGGTGCAAAAGCGTTCGAAATGTGGACAGGACAAGAAATGCCTGTTGAATATGTGAAAGAACAAATGTTTTAATTAGTTTGCCTTCATGGCAAGCTTATATAAAAATGAAATTTTGGAGTTGAAAAAATGTTTAAAAATCGTTATATGCCAGCTGCAATGGCTATGTATATCAACTATTTCATCCATGGTATGGGCGCAATTATCCTTGCGCAAAACATGACATTCCTTATGGATCAATTAAACACTGATAAAGCGGGAGTAGCGTATGTAATCTCTGCTCTAGGTATCGGTCGTTTAATCGCTTTAGCAATCTCAGGTGTTTTATCTGATAAACTCGGTCGAAAACCAATCATCTATGCGGGTATGCTCGTGTATATTGGATTCTTTGTATCCATTCTATTTGCACCAAACGTACAAATCGCATTCATGTTTGCCCTATTAGCAGGTATTGCAAACTCTGTATTGGATGCAGGTACGTACCCTGCATTAATGGAATCATTCCCTAAATCCGCTGGAACAGCGAATATCTTGCTTAAAGCATTTATCTCTGCAGGTCAATTCACATTACCGGTTATCATCGGTATGATCATTGCTAATGACTGGTACTATGGAATTTCATTCTTAATCCCTGTTGCCATCTTTGTATTGAATGGTATCTTCATGATCAAATTGCCATTCCCGAAAGCAAACCAAAAAGAAGAATCAGCTGAAGAAACAGTTGCTGAACAAGTATTTGCTTCAAAACCTAACTTCTGGGTTGAAGGACTTGCGATCATCTTTATCGCTTTCACAGCTACAGCAACATTCTTGATTGTTCAAACTTGGCTGCCAACGTATGGTGAAGAAGTCATCGGCATGGCTAATGCTTCTTCTTTGAAATTGGTTTCTTACTATAGTGCTGGTTCACTAGCTTCTGTGTTTATTACATCTTATCTTGTAAAAAGCATAATCAAGCCTGTCTATGTTGTATTTGCTTATCCATTAATGTCATTACTTGTTTTCCTTGGCATTGCTTTTGTTCAAACACCAGCAATGGTTATCAGCGGCGCATTCCTAATCGGTTTCTTCGCAGCAGGCGGTGTGCTTCAATTAGCCCTTGTTGTTATGGCTGAATTCTTCCGCGGCAACAAAGGTACACTAACAGGTATCTTTATGACTATGTCTGCTGTGGCAAGTGCGGCTGTTCCTGCCATCACAGGTAAAATTGCTAACACAAACATTACAAACGTTATTCTTTTCGGTGCAGCAGTAGCAGCTGCAGGTGTTCTTTTATCACTTGTCGTGCTTGTTCGTTACCGTAAAGTCATGAAAGTGGAAAATACTACAGCTAGTACAGCTGCATAATTAACCCTATACTGTTTACTGAATGAAATATATCTACTAGGCCTAATGTCTAGTAGATATATTTTTGACAAAAAAACACAGGAATATCTATTCCTCGGTCAAATTAATAGGCATTGCCTATAAGAAATAGGAGGTCTATCAATGAATAGTAAATACGCTGCAGCCATTGGCAGTTATATAAACTACTTCGCATTCGGTATGGCCTACATCATGATTGCTCAAAATATGAGCTTCTTGACTGAAAGGCTCGGAACCGATAATGCTGGTGTTTCTTTTCTCGTCTCCGCCTATGGTATTGGTAGATTAGCTTCATTATATATATCCGGGCATCTTTCCGATAAGATCGGAAGAAAGCCATTTGTCATTACAGGTGCTTTGCTTTGTGCTGCCTTTTTGATTGGAATTCCATTAACAACCCATTATGAGGTTGCCCTTATGTTTGCCGTCCTAGGCGGTTTATCAAATGCCTTCCTAGATGCTGGAACCTATCCAACTGTGATGGAATCATTCCCGAAACACACTGGTACAGCAACTGTTTCTGTTAAGGCGTTTATTTCCGTCGGATCATTGATTCTGCCGTTCATGATTACATTTTTCTTGAACCACGGCATTTTCTTTGGCTGGTCCTTCTTTGTTCCGGCTATGATCTTTATCGGAAGTGCATTGTTCCTGTCAAGAGCAAAATTTCCATACTCTAAGGAAACAAATGCAAACTCAGAAGCTACTCAAGCAGCCCTTAACCAATTTACGGAAGCACCGAAGTTTCAAATCGAAGGTCTTGCTTTGATTGGAATAGGCTTTACA includes:
- a CDS encoding shikimate dehydrogenase, which encodes MSDLGRIDGRTKLLGLLATPIGHSLSPAMHNMSLRKLGLNYAYMAFEVGNEQLEDVVTGMRALNVRGFNVSMPNKTKIGPLLDELSPAAQFTGAVNTVVNENGKLIGHITDGTGYMRALKEAGINIIGKKMVLMGAGGAATAIAIQAALDGVAEIAIFNRDDEYYARAEKNVDIINNQMEGVTCKATVHRLEDLDALKAAIAEADILTNGTGVGMKPLEGQSLIPDASWLRPELIVSDVVYIPRKTRLLEMAEEAGCRTINGLGMMLYQGAKAFEMWTGQEMPVEYVKEQMF
- a CDS encoding shikimate dehydrogenase, producing MVGSGYINGKTKLLGLIATPISHSLSPAMHNMACQELGLNYAYLAFDAGNQELEEIVKGFKAMDVRGFNVSMPNKTKILPLLDELAPAAKFAGAVNTVVNENGRLIGHLTDGTGYMRALKEASVSIKGKKMTIFGAGGAATAIAIQAAMDGASEISIFNHKDEFFSRAERNAEIINDSLQHLSCLANVYDLGDEKRLKHEIMNSDLITNATGAGMKPMEQESIVKDTGWLRPEMTVSDIVYNPLKTKMLTMAEGAGCKTVNGLGMMLWQGAEAFEIWTGEKMPVALIRNRIFNQEGSMKA
- a CDS encoding MFS transporter, producing MFKNRYMPAAMAMYINYFIHGMGAIILAQNMTFLMDQLNTDKAGVAYVISALGIGRLIALAISGVLSDKLGRKPIIYAGMLVYIGFFVSILFAPNVQIAFMFALLAGIANSVLDAGTYPALMESFPKSAGTANILLKAFISAGQFTLPVIIGMIIANDWYYGISFLIPVAIFVLNGIFMIKLPFPKANQKEESAEETVAEQVFASKPNFWVEGLAIIFIAFTATATFLIVQTWLPTYGEEVIGMANASSLKLVSYYSAGSLASVFITSYLVKSIIKPVYVVFAYPLMSLLVFLGIAFVQTPAMVISGAFLIGFFAAGGVLQLALVVMAEFFRGNKGTLTGIFMTMSAVASAAVPAITGKIANTNITNVILFGAAVAAAGVLLSLVVLVRYRKVMKVENTTASTAA
- a CDS encoding MFS transporter yields the protein MNSKYAAAIGSYINYFAFGMAYIMIAQNMSFLTERLGTDNAGVSFLVSAYGIGRLASLYISGHLSDKIGRKPFVITGALLCAAFLIGIPLTTHYEVALMFAVLGGLSNAFLDAGTYPTVMESFPKHTGTATVSVKAFISVGSLILPFMITFFLNHGIFFGWSFFVPAMIFIGSALFLSRAKFPYSKETNANSEATQAALNQFTEAPKFQIEGLALIGIGFTAPALLYLMNIWMPTYAEEVIGMSLTSSLKLLSYYNIGAFISVILVAIALRKWLKPTHVILAYPIMTMAGTILLMNAKSPLLVAILAFVIGFSLAGVMQLALGVLCDFFWKNKGRMTGIHCTATSLATAGIPFVTGLITRYVDVTGVFMFSLCINALGIVLASIVFYRYRKLTMPKQTEMNTAA
- the aroD gene encoding type I 3-dehydroquinate dehydratase; translated protein: MSTLKIKNVVIGEGTPKIIVPLVGKTEEEILKEAALVKELAPDVVEWRVDIYEHVEDLEAVKEMISKLRAAFNQELLLFTFRSHKEGGNKEISDAFYVELNETAIRTKQIDLVDVELFNEKENVEKLVAAANENGVFVIMSNHDFFKTPAKEEIISRLCKMQEYGAHIPKIAVMPQNVGDVLTLLDATYTMKTEHADRPLITMSMAGTGVISRLAGEVFGSAFTFGAGKEASAPGQIPVAELRTVLDILHKSL